GAAGGCGGGGTGACGCTGTGGCCTCTGAATCCCACCTCACTGCCAGCACAGGGTCCTGCTGGGCACAGACCGGCTCGGAGGGCACCAGGTGGTGACAGAGGTGTTGGCTGCCTGTGGGAGCTGGTGTGATGGGTGAtggtccccagggctgggtccTGGCTAGTCGCTGGCCTTTTCTTGGTGCTCAGGGTGTCAGAGCGATGGCCTGACAGCAGACTGGTATGTCTGCAGTGGTGTTCTGCCAACTGGATTTATAAAGTCATCAAATAAAGAAGCCAGGATTATTTGACAAGCCCTGTTGAACATATGAGCATGAAATTAATCGGGCTGGGTTGTAGTGGTTTCCTTCATttccttgcctgcaccatcctggACCATGGGCCTGCTCTCGTAGCCTGTAGGTGTTTGGTTGATGGGGCTCGTACCCAGCCTCATTCACACTCCCTGACTGTAAAATGCATATTTCAATTCTGCACTGTTAAAGTGAGCCAGAGACCCTTGAGGCGCTCCTGGGTGCAAGTTTTGGGGGCTTTCTGGGTTAGAAATGACATTCCCCTTGCAAACATCCCCCTGGGCTGGAAGGTCCGGAGGGCATGCAGGTTCCTTGGCCCCGCTCCCTGTGTGTGTGTAGCAGGCTGCAGGCTCTCATGGCTTCACAAGCCATGGGGTGTGGGATGTTTGTGCCCCAGTTATGGTGCAAAGATCTTTGCAGCGCAGGGAGGAGAGTTGCAACCTGCATGCAGGTCAGCAAGGCAGGGTGGCCCAGCTGAAGCATCAGCAGGAGTCGCAGCTCCGCGTGGTTGACTTGCTATTCTCCATCCTGCTGTCAGCCACTAAAGCATGGGGTGACGCAGGGAGTTAGGTTTGGTACCtgtcagctgcaggagcagctcacCTAGTGGCGTCCTTTCCTTCCAAGGAGAAGGGGTTGGCCGCAGAGGATGCTGAGCCCCTGGGTCTCAGCATCCGCTCCTCCTGCCTTTCATTTTTGTTGTGCGCCGAACGCGCACGTGACAGCAGTGCTGTGCCAGGCTGGGGCTCAGGAGAGATGCCACATATTGGGGTAATTTTTCCACCTTCCTCTCCCTGCCATTAAAAATTCACTGTGTGGGCACCAAGGCAACCAaggttgctgagccactctccatcatctttgaaaggtcctggacgACAGGAGAGgggcctgaggactggagaaaagccattgtcactccaatcttcaaaaagggcaagaaggaggacccaggggactacaggccgctcagcctcacctccatcccaggaaaggtgatggagcaactcattctagaggtcatcatcaggcaagtggaggaaaaggttatcagcagtagtcagcatggattcaccaaagggaaatcatgcttgaccaatctgatagctttctacgatggcatgagtggctgggtagatgaggggagagcagtggatgttgtctacctcgacttcagcaaggcttttgacactgtcccccataacatcctcctagggaagctcaggaagtgtgggctcgatgagtggtcagtgaggtggattgagaactggctgaatggcagaactcagagggttgtcatcagcggcgctgagtctagttggaggcctgtaactagtggtgtcccccaggggtcagtactgggcccagccttgttcaacttcttcatcaatgacctggatgaagagttagaatgtaccctcagcaagtttgctgatgacacaaaactgggaggagtggtggatacaccggcaggctgtgctgccattcagcgagaggTGGACGGGCTGGAGAGCTGGCCAGAAAGGAACCTGGTGCAGTtgaagaagggcaagtgcagggtcctgcacctggggaggaaccaccccatgcaccagtacaggctcggggcggacctgctggagagcagctctgtggagagggacctgggagtgctggtggatgacaggttgaccatgagccagcagtgtgccctggctgccaagaaagccaatgggatcctgggatgcattaagaggagtgtggccagcaggtcaagggaggttctcctccccctctacactgccctagtgaggccccatctggagtcctgtgtccagttctgggctccccagttcaagaaagatgaggagctactggagagagtccagcagagggctatgaggatgagggggctggagcatctgtcctatgaggaaaggctgagggagctgggctcgtttatcctggagaaggctgagaggggacctcataaatgtttataaatatctgaagggtgggtgtcaggaggatggggccagactctttcccgtggtgcccagcgacaggacaaggggcaatgggcacaaactgaagcctaggaagttccatctgaatatgaggaagaacttcttccctctgagggtgatggagcactggaacagactgcccagggaggttgtggagtctccttctctggagatattcaagacccgcctggacaagatcctgtgcagcctgctgtaggtgaccctgctttggcaagggggttggactgggtgacccacagaggtcccttccaacccctaccattctgtgattctgtgattctgtgagccagcGCCTGGCTGTGGGATTGGGGCCAGAGCAGGACACCCCCTTGGCTGAGCTCCACAAAAGTAAGCCAGCAGCTCTCAGTCCCCCAGTTCTTGTGCTATTTCTCCCCAGCCCGGTACCCAGAGTCCCTCCGGCAGAGAGGGGGAGCGCTGCCAGAACATCCCACCCAGCctccaccttccctccacccatCTCCTTCcagcccccctccctccgcccccgcGCTCCAGCCTAAATAATTCCTCCTCTGCCCGGCGGTGTGCAGACTGCTCTCCTGTCCTTCCCTTAGTCATCGCTCAGCCGAGCGAGACAGATATAGTTGCGTGCGGCTCCTCGCGGATCAGTCACTCCAGCCCCCGGATCGTTTTGCTGCTGGGTCGCAGGGTGCCCCGCGCTGAGCACGAGGTGCCTCCCCCTTTACTAcccccagagctgctgccggAGCCCGTAACACCCGGCCCAGGGAGCGAGCGGCCCCGTCGATGCCGGGTGGGTTGGCAGATGACCCAGACGAGGCTCCGCGTCCCCGTCCGGCTGCGGGCCGGGTGGCTGTGCCAAGCGCGacgctggctttctgggctggctGCTCTCCAAATCCCTGCTTTCCAGGTACCCTGgctgccttcctccttccccGGCCAGCCCGGGTACGCCTTGGCCCCGTGGGGCTCCCGGATCAGCCCTGCGCTGATGCCCGGTTAGCGGTGTCCCCATCGGGTGCTGTGACTTGGGGCTttgaggggacagaggggactCTGCGTGGCAGCTGTCAGGTCCAGGGGCACATCCCAGACAGAGAGGGGATGCTGGGGTGCGCAGCACACGTGTGGCGCGAGGAGGGGTCCTGGGGCACGCAGGGACAGGTACGGCACCGTACAGCTGCCCACTGTGCTACCCGGAGGGACCGACAGCATCTGCTCCGACGCCAGCTGCAGGGCTTGGATCCACACGGCCGAAACGGGAAGGCGGGTCCGTACCCCAAACCGTTTCCCTCCCTGCGTTATTTGGCAGCCGGTGGCCCCTGCCACACCAGCCCTGGTGCTTGGCAGCAGATGCTGAGGGGCCGGCAAGGCCCAGGCGGCTGTGGAGGGGGGAACAGCAGGGCATGGAAGCCCCGGGGAGCCCAGGGCTTGGGCCAGGGTCCCCGGTGCCACCTCCTGGTCCCGCCGCGAGGCCGGGGAGATAGGAGCGGGAGGGTGCAGAGGAGGCACCCAGGACTTGTGGTGTTAATGCTTTGCTCCCGCGTAGCCTGGCACCGAGGCAGGCGAGGACCAGGACACCCTGCCCGGGTACTGCGTGGGTTGCCGGGATGAGTCACAGCAAAGCTGATGCCAGGAGCAAGATGCTCACTGTGCCCAGTGCCACACCGTGTCCCCCTCCTCGTCCCAGGGTCCCCTCCACACCCCTTGCACCGCTCaggccccccgtgtccccacacgCGGCCGTGCTGCGGGGAGGAAAGTGGGAGCGAGCGTGCGGGGAACAGGAGGCAGCGTCTGGCAGCCCCACGCCGTGTCAGTGCCTCCGAGCCGGCgacgggggggcggcgggagccggcaGCACGAAGCCATGCACAGCCCCCCTGCGTGGGCTCCCGTGGGTGGCCCAGGCCGTGTCCATCCTCCCGGGAGAGGAGCTCAACACCTCCATGCTGGAGTGCCCCGTGGAGGTGTCtcatcctgctgctcctggcactgTGCTAGCGGAGGTGCTGGTCGGGGGATGCCATTTCCCCACCCAGGTCCCGTACGGCTCCTTCCTGGCTGCCCTGTGGACCCAAGCAGCGCGTGGCCGGTCCCAGCAGGCGCTGGTGGGGTTTGCTGTCCCTGCCCCTGTCACCATGCCCAGTGCCTGGCTGCATTTCCATCGCTTGAGCATCCTTCCCAGCCCCGTGGCAGTGCCGGCTGCGGACAGACCCTGTGGCTGCTCGGGGGGTGCAGTGGCTCCGTGCAGAGGAGGGGGTGCCCAGGGGGTGACCAGGTACACGTCAGTGTGTCCAGAGATGGCCTCACGGCGTGCCAGTCCTATAGCAGCATGGTGCATGGCAATACGGTGAGACCACCTCTCTGCCAGAGGACACAAGCTTCATATGGTCCCACCACAGaaccccccgcacccctccacagccccctcccacccctccacaGCCCCCAACCCCCGGATCCCTCCACAGGCACCCATCCCGCACCCCAGTCCGCCTGGAGGTCTCCCTGCAGGGTCCTGGTCCCTCTAGAGACCCTGGcttggggagagggtctgggagGGTGTCTCTGTGTGGGAAGGGCTGTTGGGGCCACCATGGTGGCAGTGCCTCCgggagctgtggctgctgctgtcacCGTCACACGTTGCCCCGGTAAGCCCCTTGTCCTGCCCGTGGTCCCTGGCTGGTCCTGTGACCCAGCAGGTCACCCctatgtgtgtgtgtcccccccccctaaTGTCAGCATAGCTCCCCGAAGGTCGGCTGGCTCTGGCGTGGGGGGCACCGTGGTCACCTCCCCTCCGGGACACACCGGCGCTGATGTCCCCCGGCCAAGGCCAGGGCGGTCCCGGGGACACCCAGGGGTGCCCGGGCTTGGAGGAAGGTGATGTCCCGCACCCCGGGGAGCGAAGCCACGCAGTCGTCCCCCCCTCAAGCGGCGGTTTTTGCGGGGCGGGTGACACCCCCGTGCAATGGCCGCGCATCCCTGCAGAGGGTGCCAGCTCCCCGCGGAGCGCGGCGACATCCCCGTGCGACAGCGCGGACACCCGCGGACGGGCTCCGGGTGCTGCCTGGGCGATGCCCTGAGCAacgacccccggggaccccacgACGCTGACCCCGGGCCCAGGCTGGGTGACGCTGGGCTGGAGCCCTGGAGCTGGGACCCCCCCCGCTTCGGGGAGCAGCCCCGCAGGAGCACAGCACCTGCTGCGTGGTACCCGGCAGCCGGGGGGACAACGGACACCATCACTACAGCAGGAGTTCACCAGCCCTGGGACTTACAGCCTTGTGGGCTCCGGGGGATGTGGGTGGGCTGGACAGGGGCTTCCTCCCCCAGCCCTAAATCCCGCAGGAGCATCCCCGTCCTTTAGTTTGGGGCCTCTGGGGCTGTCACTGGGGGGGGTTGCACCAGCATTCGGGTAAAGGTTTGCACAAGCATTTGGTCAGACGCTGGTGCAAGAAGTTAGGAGTAGGTTTGCACCAGCGTTCAGGAGGATTCAGGGAGAGGTTCTGGAATGCattgggaggagtgtggccagcaggtcgagggaggttctccttcccctctacactgccctagtgaggccccgtctggagtactgtgtccagttctgggctccccagttcaagaaagatgaggagctactggagagagtccagcggagggctacaaggatggtgaggggactggaacatctctcctacgagaggaggctgagggagctgggcttgttcagcctgaagaagagaaggctgagaggggaccttagaaatgcttataaatatctgaagggtgggtgtcaggaggatggggccagactcttttcagtggtgcccagcgacaggacaaggggcaacgggcacaaactgaagcagaggaagttccgtctgaacatgaggaagaacttcttccctctgagggtgacggagccctggcacaggctgcccagggaggttgtggagtctccttctctggagatattcaagacccccctggacaaggtcctgtgcagcctgctgtaggtgaccctgctttggcaggggggctggactgggtcacccacagaagtcccttccaaccccgaccattctgtgattctgcgattctgtgaggTTTGCGCCAGTATTTGGTGAGACGTTTGCACAAGCATTCTGGGGGAGATTTGCACCAGCATTTGGGTGATGAGGAGGTTTTCATCAGCATTCAGGTGGTGAGAAGGTTTGCCACCAGCATTTGGGTGGTGAGGATGTTTGCCACCAGCATTCGGGTGGGGAGGAGGTTTGCACCAACATACAGAGGAAGGTTTGCACCAGTCTTTGGGGAGCGATATGCACCAGCACTTAGGAGGGTGGTTTTGCAGGCTTTCCTGAGGACAGGGTGGCATTGCTCCTGAGGTCACCAGTCTCAGAGGAGTGGGTGACAGCTGAGAGATGCCACGGTACCACCTCGCCCATGTCCCCACCGCGTCCTCCCAGGTGCTCACTGGGGACCCGCAGCTGCGGCAGAGCATGTGTGCTGGGTATCTGGAGCTCCGGCGGTGAGAGCACAGCCTGTGGGGACGTGGGCCAGCCTGGTCACCGGCAGCCCTCGTTAGCCAGCTCCCCAGGGACACCAGCCCGCTGTGTGCCCTGGGCAGGGGTGTCAGGCTGCTGCAGGGGGTGGCAGCGGAGGAGGGGGCCAGGAAAGTCACCCGTGCCTTGTCCCCAGGGGAAGAGCTGGGTGCGGAGTGGGGGTGGATCTGGGTCCAGAGGGGGTTCTGCCCACCCAGCTTGGATCCTGCAGGGTGCTCGGAGAGcaggtttggggtgctggcagcaggTGCTTTGCCCCCAGGAGCTGTGTTCTTCCCCAGCTCTCTCTCCAGCTCAGGCGGCTGGAGCAGTATCACAGCAACTAACACCATCTCCCCAGGGGAGGGATATCCTGGGGCTTCCCTCCGTGTGCAGAGCCCAGCACATCACCCAGCCGTGGCATCCTGGCTTCAGGCACCCAAACCACCTGCCAGCTCCTCCTTCCTCCGGGTGCCCATCCTCTTCCTCGGGCTATGGGTGCCTCTCCCAGAAGCTTTAACAGCTGGTATGGCTTCCATGGCCTGAAATGCTTGCTGCTTCCCAGGCTGGGAACCAGGCTGGGAGCCAGCTGGACATCACCGCTGTGGTCTGTGTGCAATGGCAGCCCCCTTTGACTTGGAAGTCAGAGCCCTGGGAATGGGTTGCAACATCCAAATGTCCAGCTTTTAGCAAGAAGCTCTGTCTCCCTGCAGACCGTGTGGATGCTACAAGGGCAACGTCCCACTCCAAATTTCCCCTTGGATCCGCGTCTCCAGCCCCGTTCCCCTCCCAGCTGTAGCACAGGCGCTGTGCAAGGAAAGCCCACCCCCCCCATCAGGTGAACCCCCTTAGCTGGCAGCCAGGTTGCCGCAGTCCACGTGCCACCAGTGACAGCCGCAGCTTCCCCTGGGTGCTCCGTGGACGTGGCTGGCATTGGAGGAACCTCTGGCCATGGGGACCACTCTCCAGACACCTCCTCCCAGGGACGCTGGGTGTCTCCACGGGGTTATTTTGGGTTTCCCACCACCGCTGCGAACAGCCTGTTCCCAGCATCCAGCCGTCCCCTGTGCCCAGTGCTCTGTTCGCAGCCCCCAGTGCCTCCGCGGGTGAGGAGCACCCTCATCCCGACGGGTGGGTGTCCCTCCCGCTGCAGGGGCCGGGGCAGTTGTGGGGCCAGCCGGGCATTCTCCCCACTGTCTGCTCTCCTGGTGAGACGTGGGGCACCCCGAGTTTGCTGGGTCCTTGGGTGCACCCCCTGGCCTCCCCCCGTCGCTGCTGCAGGACGCTCTGGGGATGTGAGGCCAAGCCTGCCTGGTGGGACAGGGACCCGAGGCCAGGGCAGGGTGTTAAACACAACAGGCAGCCATGGGGGTCCCCAGAAATCGCTGGGGAGAAGCCAGAAGCCCCGTAAGCGCGCCGGCCGGAGGCTAGTTGGACACAGCTGTTTAATGGACGCTTCTCGGTACAGAGTGGGTGTTGtggcccaccccacccccccggccacCTCCTCGGACCTGGCATCTGGAATATCCCCTTTGAACTGGCGCGCCAGGACAGTAGAGGACGGATGTCATGGCACTGGTGTGCCTCCTGGTCTTGCAGCGGGGGCAGTCCACGGAGAGGGGACCTGTGCCCTGGCTGGGGCCGAGGGGCTGCCCATGCCATCGGGGGGGTGGAGGTGAGGGCTGCCGCGGGTGCACACCCGGTCTGTGCATGCCCCGGGGCACCCCGGCTGAGCCAGGGTGGGCCCggtggggagaggctgagagcgCCATGGGGAAGGGGTCGGAGGGGCAGGGGGCAGCTGCGGGGGCTGCCATGGGACCTGGATATCCCGACCTGAGCGGGAGGAGAGCATCCCATGGGACcagggggacaggaggggatgAGAGATGCAGGGGAACGCTCCTGTGCACCCGACCTTGCCCTCCCACACCCGTGGTGCTTTCTGCTCCTGGTGCTCCTTCCCACACCATTGCTGTTGGTTggtccccagcagggcagggtcaAGCCGCGCCGCAATCTCAGACACAGACACGAGGTGTGGGTGAAAGGCAGGACCTACGGGGCTCCAGCCCCCAATGGAACCAGGCGGGGACATGGAAGAGGCCAAGCGGGGGCCAGCCACGTCCTCCCCTGAGGATGCACCATGCCAATGAGCTGAGCTGGAGCTTGCTGCAgacccctgggtgctgctgccggtgGGGTGCAGAGGCTCATGGtgctgcaggaggctggggggggcatGGCTGCGCTGGGCTCCGCTCTCACCCCATAACTACCCGGACCTGGCTCCAGACCAGAGCAAGCCCCACTTTTCCTTGAGGCAGACCCCGCTctggctgggggtccctggggacagGTCCCCGGTGGCTTCGGGTTctggtgggtgtgggggtgatgtggggctggggactgtaGGGGTAGTGGGTTCCCTGCCCTCCATGCCCCATGGCATCCCCAGCAATGGGCCCCTGTCACAGTGGAGTCCGTGGGGACATCCCCATGCCCCATAGCATCCCCAGCAATGGGCCCCTCCCACGGTGGGGTCTGTGGGGGCACCCCCATGCCCCATGGCATCCCCAGCAATGGGCCCCTCCTGCGGTGAGGTCCATGGGGGTATCCCCGTGCCCCGTGGTAGCCCCAGCAATGGGACCCTCCCGTGGTGTGGTCCATGGGGGTATCCCCGTGCCTCATGGCATCCCCAGCAATGGGACCCTCCCGCGGTGGGGTCCATGGGGGTATCCCCGTGCCTCATGGCATCCCCAGCAATGGGACCCTCCCGCGGTGGGGTCCATGGGGGTATCCCCGTGCCTCATGGCAGCCCCAGCAATGGGACCCTCCCGCGGTGGGGTCTGTGGGGTCACCTCCATTACCCAAATCCTCCCCAGCAATGGGACCCTCCCACAGTGGGGTCTGTGGGGGCAACCCCAAGCCCCATGGCATCCCCGGCAATGGGACCCTCCCGCGGTGGGGTCTGTGGGGGTATCCCCATGCCCCATGGCGTCCCCAGCAATGGGACCCTCCCGTGGTGGGGTCTGTGGCAGGGCGGGTGGCAGTGGCGGGAGCAGCCTCGCCACCTGCCATGGCGGCTCGGGGTCTAggcggggggctgcaggtggAGGCCAGCGCTGTTGGGGCGGGCGGCCAGGATGTAGGCGACGTTCTCCCCCAGGAAGCCGGGCCAGTCGATGGTCCTGCGGGCAGACGCGGGCTCACCGGCCGGCCCCCACCACCGCCGCGCCCCCCTGAGCCCCCTCCAAAATGGCggcgtgtcccccccaccccctccccaaaccgCCCCTGGCCTCACCCAGCCTCCATCTCCTCCTGCGCGGTGGCCGGCGGGGTCTTCTCCTGGCTCTTGCCGCTGCCGCTGCTGGCGGGGCTGCTCTCCGACATGGGCCCCACGTGGCTGATGCTGCAGGGGCAGGCACCCCTTGTACCCCCCTCCGCGCGCCCCGAATGGCGGCGGGGGAAGCAGGGGCGCCCATTCGAGCGCCGAACGCCTGCGGTGGgtgcgggggctgtggcgggaccccCGTGAGGGGATgtcaccccccaccccgccccgtaCCTGACGTTGCAGGATGGCGTCTCCTTCTGCTGCTTGCGGAACCAGGCGTGCCGGGCACGGCGGCACTCGCCCTCCCCGATGAAGCCGTCGCTGTCCTGGTCCAGGGACAGGAAGGCCGCCCGCGCCCGCTCCCGCTCCTTGGCCGtcagcagccgcagcagagcgttctggggggcagagaggggaagggggagcgcTCATCCCACGGGACCACCCTGCTCCTGTGGCTGATGCTGTGGGGGTCTTCCACCCTGGGTGCCACGGCCATGAGTGCCAGCCGTGGGAGCTGGACCTGGGTGCTGTGGCCATCGGTGCTGGCCATGGGAGCTGGCTACCGGTGCCATGGAGATGGGTGACAACGGCAGCAGCCAGTTCTCGGTGCCACGGCCATGAGTGGCAGCCATGGGAGCTGGACCTGGGTGCTGTGGCCATGGATGCTGGCCATGGGAGCTGGACCTGGGTGCCATGGCCATGCGTGCCTGCTGTAGGAGCCCTGGGTGCTGCAGATGTAGGTGCTGGTCATGGGAGGTGGTCTTGGGTGCCATGTCTGTGGGTGCCATGGCCATGGGAGCTAGCCCTGGGTGCGGTGGCCatgggtgctggctgtgggagctGGCTCCGGGTGCCATGGATACGGGTGACAACTGCGGCAGCCAGTCCTGGGTGCCACGGCCATGAGTGCCAGCCATGGAGCTGGACCTGGGTGCCATGGCCATGGGTGCTGACTGTGAGAACTGGCCCTGGGTGCCGTGGGTTTGAGTGATGGTGGTTGCAGCTGGCCATGGGTGCTGTGCCTGTGGGTGCCGGACATGGGAGCTGGTCACAGGTGCCATAGCCATGCATGCTGGCCGTGGAAGCCAGCTCCAGGTGCTTTGGCTGTGGATGCTGGCCATGGGACCTGGCCCTGGGTGCTGTGGCCATGGTTGCCGGACACGGCAGCCAGCCCCTTGTGCCAAAGCCATACCTGCGGACGTAGTTTCTGCAGCAGTTGGATGGACTCGTGGGAGAGGAAGTCGTGCCACTCGATGTGCCCCTTCTTGTCAGGGTCCAGGGCAGAGAActgcagggctgcctgctcctcctgcgCCTCGTCCATGGGCCGCTCAAACTGCTGCTTGTGCACCAGGTGCTTGTAGTGCAGGAAGTCATCCAGGGTCAGGCAGGTCTCTGCGGGGGACAGATCAGCTATGTGGCACCCGGGGAGGGAGCACCCACCTACCCATCCGCCCCCCGCCACCGTCCGGGAACCGCCGTGGGGAGGGTCTGCACCTGGAATGATCTTGCAGTGCCGCAGGGTCTCCATCAGGCTGTACATCTCTTCCTCCGTCAGCAGGAGATTGAGGTTGTCCTGGGATGGGGGGCAGAGAGGAGCCATGGGGCAAAGGCTTGGGGTGGTGTGAGCAGCCGGCCATACCGCGACGCCGGGGTCCCCTGAGGGCACATGGGCATGCGGGGTGGGGATGTTTTGGggtgtcacccaggggtgctgcagAGGGGTGGCTCTGTGCCCCAGCGCTTTGGGGGAAATGTCAGCTCTGCCACGGCTCCTCATGCACCCAGCAGCACATCCCATGGGAGCACGTA
This DNA window, taken from Opisthocomus hoazin isolate bOpiHoa1 chromosome Z, bOpiHoa1.hap1, whole genome shotgun sequence, encodes the following:
- the PHF24 gene encoding PHD finger protein 24 — encoded protein: MGVLMSRRQTVEKVQKVSLAVSAFKDGLREQPPTRRRAEAGGTRRGTLEQTVQEGEEEASAGPSQPEQSSAGKAAWERLRDGRGVEPEEFDRANRFTPPAFIRPKRELHDDEPLDISLEQQEQVVNDEMCEICEVWTAESLFPCRICSRVYHDGCLRRMGYLQSDSAVEVTETAHTKTGWSCYYCDNLNLLLTEEEMYSLMETLRHCKIIPETCLTLDDFLHYKHLVHKQQFERPMDEAQEEQAALQFSALDPDKKGHIEWHDFLSHESIQLLQKLRPQNALLRLLTAKERERARAAFLSLDQDSDGFIGEGECRRARHAWFRKQQKETPSCNVSISHVGPMSESSPASSGSGKSQEKTPPATAQEEMEAGTIDWPGFLGENVAYILAARPNSAGLHLQPPA